Proteins found in one Cricetulus griseus strain 17A/GY chromosome X, alternate assembly CriGri-PICRH-1.0, whole genome shotgun sequence genomic segment:
- the LOC100753990 gene encoding polyadenylate-binding protein 1-like 2 isoform X2: protein MDEELAAALAAEEEEAAAGGSDENPDFPTASLYVGDLHPEVTESMLYEKFSPAGPILSIRLCRDKVTRRSLGYAYVNYQQPVDAKRALETMNFDIINGRPVRIMWSQRDPSLRKSGVGNVFIKNLGKTIDNKALYNIFSAFGNILSCKVACDEKGPKGYGFVHFQKQESAERAIDALNGMFLNYRKIFVGRFKSHKEREAERGAWARQSTSADFKDFDDDSDDEATFR from the coding sequence ATGGATGAAGAGCTGGCAGCGGCCTTggctgcagaagaggaagaggcgGCGGCCGGGGGCTCCGATGAGAACCCAGACTTTCCCACAGCCTCGCTCTACGTGGGCGACCTGCACCCCGAGGTGACCGAGTCGATGCTGTATGAGAAGTTCAGCCCAGCCGGGCCCATCTTGTCCATCCGCCTTTGCAGGGACAAGGTCACCCGCCGCTCTCTGGGCTACGCATATGTCAACTACCAGCAACCGGTGGACGCCAAGCGGGCCCTGGAGACCATGAACTTTGACATTATCAATGGCAGGCCGGTGCGCATCATGTGGTCCCAGAGGGACCCGTCGCTCCGCAAGAGCGGAGTGGGCAACGTCTTCATCAAGAACCTGGGCAAGACCATCGACAACAAGGCGCTGTACAACATCTTCTCGGCCTTTGGCAACATCCTGTCCTGCAAGGTGGCCTGTGACGAAAAGGGGCCCAAGGGCTACGGGTTCGTGCACTTCCAGAAGCAGGAGTCGGCCGAGCGGGCCATAGATGCGCTCAATGGCATGTTCCTCAACTACCGCAAGATTTTCGTGGGGAGATTCAAGTCCCACAAGGAGAGAGAGGCCGAAAGGGGCGCCTGGGCCCGCCAGTCCACCAGTGCTGACTTCAAGGATTTCGACGATGACTCCGATGACGAGGCCACCTTCCGATGA